In one window of Pseudomonas sp. IAC-BECa141 DNA:
- a CDS encoding metal ABC transporter substrate-binding protein: protein MAFSLRQLTLAIALSGAVSSPLLAAEKPLRVLASLPITYGLGEVLLKGTDINLERAAPANLPGSRQTAYFTGRGAPALSKLAAGADAVIGVRSLWADDPLYPIARRSNIRIVEVDAARPVDGALPGIAVQPGLKVDGLNSQPWLASNNMGRMADVMAADLVRLAPKDKPKIEANLATLKQRLLKLSADSEARLASADNLSVMSLSDHFGYLIGSLNLELIGQDARPDAEWTPEDLKKLTATLKDNDVAVVLHHRQPSDAVKAAIAESGSQLLVLSTDAADPVGELEGNVDVLLKGLSGA from the coding sequence ATGGCTTTTTCATTGCGACAACTGACCCTGGCCATCGCCCTCAGCGGCGCAGTTTCGAGCCCTCTGCTGGCGGCCGAGAAACCGTTGCGGGTGCTGGCTTCGTTGCCCATCACTTATGGTCTGGGCGAAGTCCTGCTCAAGGGCACCGACATCAACCTCGAACGCGCTGCGCCGGCCAATCTGCCGGGCAGCCGTCAGACCGCTTACTTCACCGGGCGCGGCGCCCCCGCGCTGAGCAAACTGGCCGCCGGCGCCGACGCAGTGATCGGCGTGCGCTCGCTGTGGGCCGATGATCCGCTGTACCCGATCGCCCGCCGCAGCAATATCCGCATCGTAGAAGTCGACGCGGCGCGCCCGGTGGACGGCGCCTTGCCCGGCATTGCCGTACAACCGGGGCTCAAGGTTGACGGCCTGAACAGCCAGCCGTGGCTGGCGAGCAACAACATGGGGCGCATGGCTGACGTGATGGCAGCGGATCTGGTGCGCCTGGCGCCGAAGGACAAACCGAAGATCGAGGCCAATCTGGCGACGCTGAAACAGCGTCTGCTGAAACTCAGTGCCGACAGCGAGGCGCGTCTGGCCAGTGCCGATAACCTGAGTGTGATGAGCCTGAGCGACCACTTCGGTTATCTGATCGGCAGCCTGAATCTGGAACTGATCGGACAGGATGCGCGTCCGGATGCCGAATGGACGCCAGAAGATCTGAAAAAACTGACCGCCACACTGAAAGACAATGACGTAGCGGTGGTGCTGCACCATCGGCAGCCGTCGGACGCGGTGAAAGCGGCGATCGCCGAATCGGGCAGTCAGCTGCTGGTGCTGAGCACCGATGCGGCGGACCCGGTGGGGGAGCTGGAAGGGAATGTGGATGTGTTGCTCAAGGGCTTGAGCGGCGCGTAA
- a CDS encoding MbtH family protein: MTSVFDREDILFQVVVNHEEQYSIWPDYKAVPEGWRTVGKSGLKKECLAYIEEVWTDMRPLSLRQKMEAQAAAQ; this comes from the coding sequence ATGACGTCAGTATTCGACCGCGAGGACATCCTCTTTCAAGTCGTGGTCAACCACGAAGAGCAGTACTCGATCTGGCCGGACTACAAGGCCGTGCCGGAGGGCTGGCGCACCGTCGGCAAGAGCGGCCTGAAAAAGGAATGCCTGGCCTACATCGAAGAAGTCTGGACCGACATGCGCCCGCTGAGCCTGCGCCAGAAGATGGAAGCGCAAGCGGCTGCCCAGTAA
- a CDS encoding aspartate aminotransferase family protein: MSVATSLIEESSARIASAPAETLYQFNESPLLARQSQQESNARSYPRRIPLALKRAKGLYVEDVEGRTFIDCLAGAGTLALGHNHPVVIEAIQQVLADELPLHTLDLTTPVKDQFVQDLFGLLPPALAKEAKIQFCGPTGTDAVEAALKLVRTATGRSTVLSFSGGYHGMSQGALSLMGSLGPKKPLGALLSNGVQFMPFPYDYRCPFGLGGAAGVKANLSYLENLLNDPEAGVQLPAAVIVEAVQGEGGVIPADIEWLRGLRRITKKVGVALIIDEIQSGFARTGKMFAFEHAGITPDVVVLSKAIGGSLPLAVVVYRDWLDTWQPGAHAGTFRGNQMAMAAGSAVMRYLVEHKVCEHAAAMGERLSEHLHILQRDFPQLGDIRGRGLMLGVELVDPNGTPDALGHPPAFARLASLVQRECLKRGLILELGGRHGAVVRFLPPLVITAAEIDRVAEVFGRALSAATASL; this comes from the coding sequence ATGTCAGTCGCCACCAGCCTTATCGAAGAGTCGTCGGCCCGGATCGCCTCCGCGCCGGCGGAAACGCTGTATCAGTTCAATGAGTCGCCGTTGTTGGCCCGTCAGAGCCAGCAGGAATCCAATGCCCGTAGTTACCCGCGGCGCATTCCGCTGGCGTTGAAACGCGCCAAGGGTCTGTACGTCGAGGACGTCGAGGGCCGGACCTTCATCGATTGCCTGGCGGGTGCCGGCACTCTGGCGCTGGGGCATAACCATCCGGTGGTGATCGAGGCAATCCAGCAGGTGCTGGCCGATGAGCTGCCGCTGCATACCCTGGACCTGACCACACCGGTGAAAGACCAGTTTGTTCAGGACCTGTTCGGCCTCTTGCCTCCCGCATTGGCCAAGGAAGCGAAAATCCAGTTCTGCGGCCCGACCGGCACTGACGCCGTGGAAGCCGCGCTGAAACTGGTGCGTACCGCCACCGGGCGCAGCACCGTGCTGTCGTTCTCCGGCGGTTATCACGGCATGAGTCAGGGCGCCTTGAGCCTGATGGGCAGCCTCGGTCCGAAGAAACCGTTGGGCGCATTGCTCAGCAACGGCGTGCAATTCATGCCGTTCCCGTACGACTACCGTTGCCCGTTCGGCCTCGGTGGCGCGGCGGGCGTGAAGGCCAACCTGAGTTACCTGGAAAACCTGCTCAACGACCCGGAGGCTGGCGTGCAATTGCCGGCCGCCGTCATCGTTGAAGCGGTGCAGGGCGAGGGCGGTGTGATTCCGGCGGACATCGAGTGGTTGCGCGGTCTGCGCCGCATCACCAAAAAGGTCGGCGTGGCGTTGATCATCGACGAAATCCAGAGCGGTTTCGCCCGCACCGGCAAGATGTTTGCCTTTGAACACGCCGGCATCACGCCGGATGTAGTGGTGCTGTCCAAAGCCATCGGCGGCAGCCTGCCGCTGGCCGTGGTGGTCTATCGCGACTGGCTCGACACCTGGCAGCCAGGCGCCCACGCCGGGACGTTCCGTGGCAACCAGATGGCGATGGCCGCCGGTTCCGCAGTGATGCGTTACCTGGTCGAACACAAGGTCTGCGAACACGCCGCCGCCATGGGCGAACGCTTGAGTGAACACCTGCACATCCTGCAACGCGATTTCCCGCAACTGGGCGATATTCGTGGTCGTGGCCTGATGCTCGGCGTCGAGCTGGTCGATCCGAATGGCACCCCGGATGCCTTGGGCCATCCACCGGCCTTCGCACGTCTGGCGTCTCTGGTTCAGCGTGAATGCCTCAAGCGCGGGCTCATTCTGGAGCTGGGCGGGCGACATGGCGCGGTGGTGCGCTTCCTGCCGCCGCTGGTGATTACCGCCGCCGAAATCGATCGCGTCGCCGAAGTCTTCGGCCGTGCGCTGAGCGCCGCGACCGCCAGCCTGTAA
- a CDS encoding GNAT family N-acetyltransferase: protein MEAPVYICPATPADAGIISRILERSIRVGCALDHRNDPQLVDRWIRRQSAEHISAWLADPRLYLNIALLQDKPVGVGMAAANGEITFCHVQPEWFRRGAGRALMGDLEGWLRIRGQPRVTLASTRTGAAFYRRLGYRETASPLIQHGVVTLPMHKALAISA, encoded by the coding sequence ATGGAAGCACCCGTCTACATCTGTCCCGCCACCCCCGCCGACGCCGGCATCATCAGCCGGATTCTCGAGCGCTCGATTCGCGTAGGTTGCGCGCTCGACCATCGCAACGATCCACAACTGGTCGACCGCTGGATCCGCCGACAATCGGCGGAACACATCAGCGCCTGGCTCGCCGATCCGCGTCTTTACCTGAACATCGCGCTGCTGCAGGACAAACCTGTCGGTGTCGGCATGGCCGCAGCCAATGGCGAGATCACGTTCTGTCATGTGCAGCCGGAGTGGTTTCGTCGCGGTGCGGGTCGCGCACTGATGGGCGATCTGGAGGGGTGGCTGCGGATTCGTGGCCAGCCTCGCGTCACGCTCGCCAGCACGCGAACCGGCGCGGCGTTCTACCGGCGCCTGGGTTATCGCGAAACGGCGTCTCCCCTCATACAACACGGCGTTGTGACTCTGCCGATGCACAAGGCGCTGGCAATCTCGGCCTGA
- a CDS encoding ATP-binding protein, with amino-acid sequence MSLRLRLSLTLGAAFALIWALAAAWMLSDLRNQMMFSLDQRLVASARMVAGLLEQLPAIPSKGEGTHFSAEQLNIPGGMACQVSSLRGEILARSHNNPEQALEARKMGFHDQMIDGAPWRSFTLARGDVRITTADRVIEREALNMSILLAASVPVGVALLGCLCLLWLGIGQGLAPLNRLREALMRRNADSLEPLQLQSFPSELKPLLETQNQLFQRIGKTIERERRLTGDAAHELRSPLTAIKTHLQVARMTEGSARDQSLARAEEGADRLHRTLEQLLLLARVEGSLSFDDGVQCSAEQVAKLAIQDSASDQRQRIRLHLPERLSAAPLQMPAVLSIAALRNLLDNALRHTPTDGAVELSLETSASHVRFVVRDHGPGIAPDDLQHLTQRFWRNGQSTGCGLGLAIVQAIVQRCACTLHFDSRPDGLRVELTMPLQPL; translated from the coding sequence ATGAGTCTGCGCCTGCGCCTGAGCCTGACCCTCGGCGCCGCGTTCGCGCTGATCTGGGCCCTGGCGGCTGCCTGGATGCTCAGCGACCTGCGCAACCAGATGATGTTTTCCCTCGACCAGCGCCTGGTGGCGTCGGCACGCATGGTCGCCGGTTTGCTGGAGCAATTGCCGGCCATTCCGAGCAAAGGCGAAGGCACCCACTTCAGCGCCGAACAACTGAACATTCCCGGCGGCATGGCCTGTCAGGTCAGTTCGCTGCGCGGGGAAATCCTCGCCCGCAGCCACAACAACCCGGAACAGGCGCTGGAAGCCCGGAAGATGGGCTTTCACGATCAGATGATCGACGGTGCGCCATGGCGCAGCTTTACTCTGGCCCGGGGCGATGTGCGGATCACCACCGCCGACCGTGTGATCGAGCGCGAAGCCCTGAACATGTCGATCCTGCTGGCGGCCTCGGTGCCGGTCGGCGTGGCGCTGCTCGGCTGCCTGTGCCTGCTGTGGCTGGGGATCGGCCAGGGCCTGGCACCGCTCAATCGCTTGCGTGAAGCCTTGATGCGCCGCAACGCCGATTCGCTCGAGCCGTTGCAGTTGCAGTCATTCCCCAGCGAACTGAAACCGCTGCTCGAAACCCAGAACCAGTTGTTCCAGCGCATCGGCAAGACCATCGAGCGCGAACGTCGCCTGACCGGCGATGCCGCCCATGAACTGCGCAGTCCGCTGACGGCGATCAAGACCCACCTGCAAGTGGCGCGCATGACCGAAGGCAGTGCACGGGATCAGTCTCTGGCCCGGGCCGAGGAGGGCGCCGACCGCCTGCACCGGACCCTCGAGCAATTGCTGTTGCTGGCGCGGGTCGAAGGCAGTCTGTCGTTCGACGACGGCGTCCAGTGCAGTGCCGAACAGGTGGCGAAACTGGCGATTCAGGACTCGGCCAGCGACCAGCGCCAGCGCATCAGGCTGCACCTGCCTGAACGCTTGTCCGCTGCGCCCCTGCAAATGCCGGCAGTGTTGTCGATCGCAGCCTTGCGCAACCTGTTGGATAACGCTCTGCGACATACCCCGACGGACGGCGCGGTGGAACTGAGCCTGGAAACCTCCGCCTCTCATGTGCGTTTCGTGGTGCGCGATCATGGGCCGGGGATTGCGCCGGACGATCTGCAACATCTGACCCAGCGCTTCTGGCGCAACGGCCAGAGCACCGGTTGCGGACTGGGACTGGCGATTGTCCAGGCCATCGTTCAACGCTGCGCCTGCACCCTGCATTTCGACAGCCGCCCGGATGGCTTGCGGGTCGAGCTGACCATGCCGCTGCAACCGCTCTGA
- a CDS encoding response regulator, with product MHVLVCEDDELIASGIVAGLTAQGLTVEHVNTASKARAILKVAEFDVMVLDLGLPDEDGLKLLQQLRQQGLEIPVLILTARDSVTDRVDGLQSGADDYLLKPFDLRELFARLQTLLRRVAGRSVNLIEHGALTYDPSSRETTLAGRSIDLSRREQSLLQALLHNRGRVLSTEQLKDSVYGFNDELESNALNVHIHHLRSKLGKGIVETVRGLGYRLGPADGGEPDK from the coding sequence ATGCACGTACTGGTTTGCGAAGACGACGAGTTGATCGCCAGCGGCATCGTCGCCGGCCTGACTGCCCAGGGCCTGACGGTCGAGCACGTCAATACGGCTTCAAAGGCGCGGGCGATCCTCAAGGTTGCCGAGTTCGACGTGATGGTGCTCGATCTCGGGTTGCCGGACGAAGATGGCCTCAAACTGCTGCAGCAACTGCGTCAGCAGGGGCTGGAAATTCCGGTGCTGATCCTCACTGCGCGGGATTCTGTCACCGACCGGGTCGACGGTTTGCAGTCCGGTGCCGACGACTATCTGCTCAAGCCATTCGATCTGCGCGAATTGTTCGCCCGTCTGCAAACCCTGCTGCGCCGGGTGGCCGGGCGCAGTGTCAACCTGATTGAGCACGGTGCGCTGACCTATGATCCGAGCAGCCGCGAAACCACGTTGGCAGGCCGCTCGATTGATCTGTCCCGGCGTGAACAGTCGTTGCTGCAGGCCTTGCTGCACAACCGTGGCCGGGTGCTGTCCACCGAGCAGTTGAAGGACAGCGTCTACGGCTTCAACGATGAACTTGAGAGCAACGCGCTCAACGTGCACATCCACCACCTGCGCAGCAAACTGGGCAAGGGCATCGTCGAAACCGTGCGGGGGCTGGGTTATCGCCTGGGCCCGGCCGATGGCGGAGAACCTGACAAGTGA
- a CDS encoding TlpA disulfide reductase family protein: MLTFTLGTFAIALNHLLLISALALATFVGWRVAKRGGDNPESALFSLFLLGMLAARIAFVAVYWGHYRNDLWQIIDLRDGGFLAWPGVIVLLLAALYRGWHRPGLRRPLGFGVVSGVAFWVLATLSLNIYEQGTRLPDITLRTAAGETVKLTDYQGGPLVINLWATWCPPCRREMPVLENAQQQRPDLTFLFVNQAESMQSVATFLETQGLSLSNVLFDRSGRLGQAVGSMALPTTLFYSPDGRLLGSHLGELSNASLARALENFDTPASSPNPATSSSRKLPCPASATC, from the coding sequence ATGCTGACCTTCACCCTCGGCACCTTTGCCATCGCACTCAACCACCTGCTGCTGATCAGCGCGCTGGCGCTGGCGACCTTCGTCGGCTGGCGGGTGGCCAAGCGCGGCGGCGACAACCCCGAGTCGGCGCTGTTCAGCCTGTTTCTGCTCGGCATGCTGGCGGCGCGCATTGCGTTTGTCGCGGTGTATTGGGGGCACTATCGCAACGATCTGTGGCAGATCATCGACCTGCGCGACGGCGGTTTTCTCGCCTGGCCGGGGGTGATCGTGCTGTTGCTGGCGGCGCTGTATCGCGGCTGGCACCGGCCGGGTTTGCGTCGACCGCTGGGTTTCGGCGTGGTCAGCGGTGTGGCGTTCTGGGTGCTGGCGACCCTGTCGCTGAACATCTACGAGCAAGGCACGCGCCTGCCGGACATCACCCTGCGCACCGCCGCCGGGGAAACCGTGAAACTCACCGACTATCAGGGCGGGCCGCTGGTGATCAACCTGTGGGCCACCTGGTGTCCGCCGTGCCGCCGGGAAATGCCGGTGCTGGAAAACGCCCAGCAACAACGCCCGGACCTGACGTTCCTGTTCGTCAACCAGGCCGAAAGCATGCAAAGCGTCGCCACATTTCTCGAAACCCAGGGCTTGAGCCTGAGCAACGTGCTGTTTGACCGCAGCGGACGCCTCGGCCAGGCCGTGGGCTCCATGGCACTGCCGACTACGCTGTTCTATAGCCCGGACGGTCGCCTGCTGGGCAGCCATCTGGGCGAGTTGTCGAACGCCAGCCTGGCCCGCGCCCTGGAAAACTTCGACACCCCGGCTTCCAGCCCGAATCCGGCCACCTCTTCTTCAAGGAAACTGCCATGCCCCGCCTCCGCCACCTGCTGA